In Aminobacterium sp. MB27-C1, a single genomic region encodes these proteins:
- a CDS encoding cation:proton antiporter: MHVLYYIAIVILAGILMSKIVRKMKLPNVTGYILAGIIIGPSVGRLMPKDVVSSLSIVSEVALGFIAYSIGSEFNLKHVRKLGLSVVGITLMESLGAVLFVSASMFFIFKQTLHFSLVLGSIAAATAPAATILVIRQYKAKGPLVDTLLPVVAMDDAVAILTFGISVAFAEALIQTGSVVSLVSVVGRILREVSLSLLLGLCIGLFLSFASGRVKGEDALLCVTIASIFLGIGLATTFSLSSLFVSMMIGATVSNVVYARDRVLSVVDRFTPPIFVAFFTLSGADLQLSMLRKVGVLGIGYIVFRVIGKVLGAYVGARIARTPEKVQKYLGFTLIPQAGVAIGLSLLAEEALPGMGSELRNIILGSTVVYELLGPIIAKQALKKAGEISTS; this comes from the coding sequence GTGCATGTCTTGTACTATATTGCCATAGTCATATTGGCAGGAATCCTCATGTCCAAAATTGTGAGAAAAATGAAACTGCCAAATGTGACTGGCTATATATTGGCAGGAATCATAATAGGTCCTTCTGTAGGGAGATTAATGCCTAAAGATGTTGTTTCCTCTCTTTCTATTGTTTCCGAAGTTGCACTTGGTTTTATAGCCTATAGTATAGGCAGTGAATTTAATTTGAAACATGTTAGAAAGTTAGGACTATCTGTCGTTGGAATTACTTTAATGGAGTCGCTCGGAGCAGTTTTGTTTGTTTCTGCTTCAATGTTTTTCATTTTTAAACAGACGCTCCATTTTAGCTTGGTTTTAGGTTCTATTGCTGCAGCTACTGCCCCTGCAGCAACTATTCTTGTTATAAGACAATATAAAGCCAAAGGCCCTTTAGTTGATACCCTTCTTCCTGTCGTTGCCATGGATGATGCGGTGGCTATTCTTACGTTCGGAATCTCTGTTGCCTTTGCGGAAGCGTTAATACAAACGGGTAGTGTCGTGTCGCTTGTTTCAGTGGTTGGGCGAATCTTACGTGAAGTAAGCCTCTCCTTACTTTTAGGGCTATGTATAGGCCTTTTCCTATCTTTTGCTTCTGGCCGAGTTAAGGGGGAAGACGCTCTTCTCTGTGTAACGATAGCGTCCATTTTTTTAGGTATAGGATTAGCGACTACATTTTCTCTTTCTTCTCTTTTTGTTTCTATGATGATTGGAGCCACTGTCTCTAATGTCGTCTATGCTCGAGATAGAGTTCTTTCTGTTGTTGATCGTTTTACACCTCCGATCTTTGTCGCGTTTTTTACATTATCTGGAGCAGATTTACAGCTTTCAATGTTACGAAAAGTTGGTGTTTTGGGGATAGGATATATTGTTTTTCGCGTTATAGGAAAAGTATTGGGAGCATACGTTGGGGCGCGAATAGCCCGAACGCCTGAAAAGGTTCAAAAATATTTAGGTTTTACCCTCATCCCTCAAGCTGGAGTTGCTATAGGTTTATCACTTCTGGCAGAAGAAGCGCTTCCTGGAATGGGAAGTGAATTGCGCAACATTATATTGGGGTCTACTGTAGTTTATGAACTTTTGGGACCAATTATTGCTAAGCAGGCACTGAAGAAGGCTGGGGAGATTTCAACCTCTTAG
- a CDS encoding P-II family nitrogen regulator — protein MQMLVIVLNKVDKVESLFKEFLDIGVQGGTIIDSKGMARVLHEEVDKIPLFGSIKMLINDQYPYNKTIFVVLDDEQVQPAIDAVKRVVEDLSKPDVGILFTIPVTHVEGLVPRSPK, from the coding sequence ATGCAGATGCTAGTTATAGTCCTTAATAAGGTTGATAAGGTGGAAAGTCTTTTTAAAGAATTTCTTGATATTGGAGTGCAGGGTGGAACTATTATTGATAGTAAGGGGATGGCTCGTGTTCTTCATGAAGAGGTGGATAAAATTCCGCTTTTTGGTTCTATAAAAATGTTGATTAATGACCAATATCCATATAATAAAACGATCTTTGTTGTATTAGACGACGAACAGGTTCAACCAGCAATAGACGCAGTTAAAAGAGTTGTAGAGGATCTTTCAAAACCAGATGTTGGTATTTTATTTACAATTCCAGTAACTCACGTCGAGGGACTTGTTCCTCGCTCCCCCAAGTAA
- a CDS encoding 2-oxoacid:acceptor oxidoreductase family protein, producing the protein MSRYEIRFAGSGGQGIILAAVIAGEAAALHEEKLYVVQTQSYGPEARGGKSKAEVVISTEPIDYPKVTRPNLQVILTQQACEEFSSDTLPGGRIILDDTFVTDFPQVDAYIYHLPILRTAREKLGRELVTNMVALGAVARVLELENVVHPESVKKAILEKVPAGTKELNSQAFDEGYQMFKNSLHL; encoded by the coding sequence ATGAGTAGGTATGAAATTCGATTTGCTGGTTCTGGCGGACAAGGAATTATTTTGGCTGCGGTAATAGCTGGAGAAGCAGCTGCTCTTCATGAGGAAAAACTTTATGTTGTGCAGACCCAGTCTTATGGTCCAGAAGCGAGAGGCGGTAAATCTAAAGCAGAAGTGGTAATATCCACAGAGCCGATAGATTATCCTAAAGTTACACGACCTAACCTTCAGGTTATTTTGACGCAGCAGGCATGTGAAGAATTTTCTTCTGATACGCTTCCTGGAGGAAGAATTATTCTTGACGATACTTTTGTTACTGATTTTCCACAGGTCGATGCTTATATATATCACTTGCCTATTTTGCGTACGGCACGCGAAAAGCTTGGCAGAGAACTTGTAACAAATATGGTGGCCCTTGGTGCTGTGGCTCGTGTGCTTGAGCTTGAGAATGTAGTGCATCCAGAATCTGTTAAAAAAGCCATTCTTGAGAAGGTACCGGCAGGTACTAAAGAATTGAACTCTCAGGCCTTTGATGAAGGCTACCAGATGTTCAAAAACAGCTTACATTTGTAA
- a CDS encoding 2-oxoacid:ferredoxin oxidoreductase subunit beta produces the protein MPSQEVMSWLRTRFFPHIWCPGCGHGIIMHALLRALVDLDKKKSQTVIASGIGCSSRMPGYIDACTVHTTHGRSLAYATGIKLANPSLTVVDVMGDGDCSAIGGNHFIHACRRNIDITAIVMNNNIYGMTGGQASPTTPQGALATTTPYGAIDPPFDICRLAEGAGASYVARATIANPKLAEQYIVNGIKKKGFSVIEIVSSCHTQFGRRNKRRTPIDNINFFKENSVSLVKAKNMSPEELVGKIVTGEFVNKDVPEYTEQYLSLIERVRGKDHE, from the coding sequence ATGCCAAGTCAGGAAGTAATGAGTTGGTTACGAACACGGTTTTTCCCTCACATTTGGTGTCCTGGATGTGGCCATGGAATCATTATGCATGCGCTGCTTCGTGCGCTTGTGGATCTTGATAAAAAGAAAAGCCAGACTGTCATAGCTTCTGGTATAGGCTGTTCTAGCCGTATGCCTGGATATATTGATGCTTGCACCGTACACACAACCCACGGTCGTTCGCTTGCATATGCTACAGGTATTAAATTAGCTAATCCTTCTCTTACCGTTGTCGATGTTATGGGTGATGGAGATTGTTCAGCTATTGGAGGAAACCATTTCATTCATGCTTGCCGACGAAATATTGACATTACAGCTATAGTCATGAACAACAATATTTATGGTATGACTGGTGGGCAGGCTTCCCCGACGACACCCCAAGGTGCTCTAGCAACAACGACTCCTTACGGAGCAATAGATCCTCCTTTTGACATTTGTCGTTTAGCAGAAGGTGCTGGAGCTTCTTATGTAGCTCGTGCGACAATTGCAAATCCAAAGTTAGCTGAGCAGTATATTGTTAACGGTATAAAGAAAAAAGGATTTTCGGTTATAGAAATTGTATCAAGTTGTCATACACAGTTTGGTCGAAGAAATAAACGGAGAACACCAATTGATAATATTAACTTCTTTAAAGAGAACAGCGTATCTCTCGTGAAGGCAAAGAATATGTCGCCGGAAGAGCTTGTTGGGAAGATTGTCACTGGTGAATTTGTCAATAAGGATGTTCCTGAATATACAGAGCAGTACCTTTCTCTTATTGAACGAGTAAGGGGGAAGGATCATGAGTAG
- a CDS encoding 2-oxoacid:acceptor oxidoreductase subunit alpha, with protein sequence MPEVRFWQGNEALAYGALAAGCRFFAGYPITPSSEIAEIMATELPRLNGRFIQMEDEIAGMAAIIGASIAGKKALTATSGPGFSLKQENLGLAYMAEIPVVIVDVMRGGPSTGVPTKISQQDVMQARWGTHGDHATICYSPCSVQECFELAIRAFNAAERFRQPVLIMSDEVLGHMREKIVLPEVGSYPIVNRKRPVDVPEKFVPYRPDPQDDLPCMASFGDGYTWHVTGLTHNDWGFPTNNSDEIENKMLRLMRKVDRFRDDIVEYETENVDDADVIVVSYGSVARSSLRAVREARSRGLHVGYFRPITLWPFPDKEIERLARKAKTILVPELNCGQMVLEVERAVHGKAKVVPQNLVNGELFQPSDILSAIEEVA encoded by the coding sequence ATGCCTGAGGTTCGTTTTTGGCAAGGAAATGAGGCGTTAGCGTATGGAGCTCTCGCTGCTGGTTGCCGCTTTTTTGCTGGTTATCCTATTACCCCTTCCTCGGAAATAGCAGAAATTATGGCTACAGAGTTGCCTCGTCTTAATGGCCGTTTTATCCAGATGGAAGACGAAATTGCAGGAATGGCGGCAATTATTGGGGCTTCTATCGCAGGGAAAAAAGCTTTAACGGCAACATCAGGTCCGGGATTCTCTTTGAAACAGGAAAACTTAGGACTTGCTTATATGGCAGAAATTCCTGTAGTCATTGTTGATGTTATGAGAGGTGGCCCTTCGACGGGAGTTCCTACAAAAATAAGCCAGCAGGATGTTATGCAGGCTCGCTGGGGAACTCATGGAGATCACGCTACTATTTGTTATTCTCCATGTTCCGTTCAGGAATGCTTTGAGTTAGCAATCAGAGCTTTCAATGCTGCTGAACGTTTTAGACAGCCGGTTCTCATCATGAGCGATGAAGTATTAGGCCATATGAGAGAGAAAATTGTTCTTCCTGAAGTTGGTTCGTATCCTATAGTGAATAGAAAACGTCCAGTCGATGTACCTGAAAAATTTGTTCCCTATCGTCCAGATCCTCAGGATGATCTGCCGTGCATGGCTTCTTTCGGTGATGGTTATACATGGCATGTAACGGGATTAACGCATAACGATTGGGGTTTCCCAACGAATAATTCAGACGAAATAGAGAATAAAATGCTTCGTTTGATGAGGAAAGTCGATCGCTTCAGAGATGATATCGTAGAGTATGAAACTGAAAATGTTGATGATGCTGATGTTATCGTCGTCTCTTATGGAAGTGTGGCCAGATCGAGTCTTAGAGCAGTTCGAGAGGCTCGTAGCAGAGGGCTTCACGTAGGCTATTTCAGACCGATCACTCTTTGGCCCTTCCCTGATAAAGAAATTGAGCGTCTTGCTCGAAAAGCAAAAACAATTCTTGTTCCTGAGTTAAATTGTGGGCAGATGGTTCTTGAAGTAGAAAGAGCCGTTCATGGAAAAGCTAAAGTTGTACCTCAGAACTTGGTAAATGGCGAGCTCTTCCAACCTTCAGACATTCTCTCTGCTATAGAGGAGGTGGCCTAA
- a CDS encoding ferredoxin family protein: MPKKHEVIINRAWCKGCGLCINICPKKVLGFNEQRKAQVERIEDCIGCRQCENTCPDFAVTVKEGKEDA; the protein is encoded by the coding sequence TTGCCCAAAAAACACGAAGTAATAATTAATAGGGCATGGTGCAAAGGATGTGGATTGTGCATTAATATATGCCCCAAAAAAGTTTTAGGTTTTAATGAGCAGCGCAAAGCTCAAGTTGAAAGAATTGAAGATTGTATTGGTTGTAGGCAGTGTGAAAATACTTGCCCAGATTTTGCAGTAACTGTAAAGGAGGGAAAAGAGGATGCCTGA
- the tsaB gene encoding tRNA (adenosine(37)-N6)-threonylcarbamoyltransferase complex dimerization subunit type 1 TsaB has product MSQIILGIDCCTRWTNLGLAVDGVILSEMNLNIGRQQASKLPELVEHMLTMQNIVLEDISAVALTVGPGYFTGVRVGIAYGCALAKGLEIPVIPLSTLEVMAYSASKFGITAVPLVWAGRGGVYAAAYCGEGDGLQKELIHPSFFEIDDIRGEISRLYNEQDNNVCCLCDDVKRIAELFSETPEYPLVHCIVSGGILAYLGTQYKAREVSPEQVRPLYLRDPDFGTFQKNIKNK; this is encoded by the coding sequence ATGAGCCAAATTATATTAGGAATAGATTGTTGCACTCGATGGACAAATCTTGGGCTTGCCGTAGATGGCGTAATTTTGTCAGAGATGAATTTGAATATAGGAAGACAGCAGGCTTCAAAACTACCGGAACTTGTTGAGCATATGCTCACTATGCAAAATATAGTTTTAGAAGATATTTCTGCTGTTGCTCTTACTGTTGGTCCTGGTTATTTTACTGGTGTTAGAGTAGGCATTGCTTATGGTTGTGCATTAGCAAAGGGATTAGAAATCCCGGTTATTCCTCTTTCTACCCTTGAAGTAATGGCATATTCTGCTTCAAAATTTGGAATCACAGCAGTTCCTTTGGTTTGGGCTGGTCGCGGTGGTGTTTATGCTGCGGCATATTGTGGAGAAGGCGACGGCTTGCAGAAAGAACTTATTCATCCTTCCTTTTTCGAAATAGATGATATTCGGGGTGAAATTAGCAGGCTATATAACGAACAGGATAATAATGTTTGTTGCCTTTGTGATGATGTGAAAAGAATTGCAGAACTTTTTTCTGAAACGCCGGAATATCCACTTGTTCATTGCATTGTTTCAGGAGGAATTCTTGCTTACTTAGGAACTCAATATAAAGCCAGAGAAGTGTCTCCAGAACAAGTAAGGCCACTTTATTTAAGAGATCCAGATTTCGGGACGTTTCAAAAGAATATTAAAAATAAGTAA
- the tsaE gene encoding tRNA (adenosine(37)-N6)-threonylcarbamoyltransferase complex ATPase subunit type 1 TsaE has translation MEITTASPEETKQVGIYMSDHVYPGLSILLYGDLGAGKTMLVRGLGEGLGARGVRSPSFTLINEYNGRLPLAHVDLYRLEKGEEYDLGLSEYLDDGFVMVIEWPDRLNVLPPEDTWILFFDRVSENVRRISFEAKGEKACQKLHALYKELEESKS, from the coding sequence GTGGAAATAACGACAGCATCCCCTGAAGAGACGAAACAAGTTGGTATATACATGTCGGACCATGTTTATCCGGGGTTAAGTATTCTTCTTTATGGGGATCTAGGCGCAGGTAAAACTATGCTTGTACGAGGGCTTGGAGAAGGATTGGGGGCCAGGGGAGTACGAAGTCCATCCTTTACTCTTATCAACGAATATAACGGGCGACTTCCTCTTGCTCATGTTGATTTATATCGTCTTGAAAAGGGAGAAGAATATGACCTTGGTCTAAGTGAGTATCTTGATGATGGTTTTGTCATGGTCATAGAATGGCCAGATCGATTAAATGTCCTTCCCCCAGAAGATACGTGGATATTATTCTTTGATAGGGTAAGTGAAAATGTTCGACGGATATCTTTTGAAGCTAAAGGGGAAAAGGCCTGCCAGAAATTGCATGCTTTATATAAAGAGCTAGAGGAGTCAAAATCATGA
- a CDS encoding NAD(P)H-hydrate dehydratase has product MKYLYDPNVIRKADILSIENLKIPGIVLMENAGLEAAISAHRFFPRAKKFLVLAGPGNNGGDGYVIARHLVRWGFSPTVILTAPPEKIKGDARTNLDILAQLNVPMRCSDTMTGEEITLAISENDVILDCLLGTGSRGNPRGEIARIITLLEDKENIIAIDIPSGINAETGEIYSPCVSASITITMLAMKTGLGVMPAAAHTGYVDVVSIGVPPSSVLPPKANLSIWEEKDSIDLLPKRKCTLHKGGRGTLLIVGGSRHYRGAPLLSAVGALKSGCGIVIVASNNEVCNEGTSFVPEAVFTPLAHENFEELLCWADRGTAAVVGPGLGRDRWSGALIEYMWNNWPHPLLVDGDGLFWLAELRTSLKKRDDVLLTPHEGEAARLLEISSKDIASSRLYAARQLANEWGTVILKGYGTVICTECQSIVVQEGGPELSIPGSGDVLSGIVGTFLAQHFSPLYAASLGAWVHGRAGRNLAQKQGIDGLLSREIAMEIPSILHGLRGGHEKTKS; this is encoded by the coding sequence GTGAAATATCTATATGATCCAAATGTAATTCGGAAAGCAGATATTCTTTCTATAGAAAATTTAAAAATACCAGGAATAGTTCTCATGGAAAATGCAGGATTGGAAGCTGCAATTTCTGCACATCGCTTTTTTCCACGTGCCAAAAAATTTCTTGTTCTTGCCGGTCCTGGAAATAACGGCGGGGATGGCTATGTTATAGCTAGGCATCTTGTGCGTTGGGGGTTTTCTCCAACAGTTATTTTAACGGCACCTCCAGAAAAGATTAAAGGTGATGCGCGAACTAATTTAGATATATTAGCGCAACTCAATGTTCCTATGCGCTGCTCAGATACAATGACAGGCGAAGAGATTACATTGGCTATATCTGAAAATGATGTAATTCTTGATTGTCTTCTAGGAACGGGGAGTAGAGGAAATCCCAGAGGAGAAATTGCACGAATCATAACGTTGTTAGAGGATAAGGAAAATATTATTGCGATTGATATTCCAAGCGGCATTAATGCTGAGACAGGAGAGATTTATTCTCCTTGTGTATCGGCTTCTATTACCATTACTATGCTTGCCATGAAGACGGGGCTGGGAGTAATGCCAGCAGCGGCACATACGGGCTATGTCGATGTTGTATCGATAGGAGTTCCTCCTTCTTCTGTTCTTCCCCCAAAGGCGAATCTTAGCATCTGGGAAGAAAAAGATAGCATTGATCTTTTGCCGAAACGGAAATGCACCCTTCATAAGGGTGGTAGGGGAACACTTCTTATAGTGGGTGGAAGTCGTCATTACAGAGGAGCACCTTTGCTTTCTGCGGTAGGGGCCCTTAAGAGCGGTTGTGGTATTGTCATTGTCGCAAGTAATAACGAAGTGTGCAATGAGGGGACTTCTTTTGTTCCAGAAGCCGTTTTTACACCTTTGGCTCATGAAAATTTCGAAGAACTTCTTTGCTGGGCAGATCGAGGAACAGCTGCTGTCGTTGGCCCTGGGCTGGGGCGCGATCGTTGGAGTGGCGCTTTGATAGAATATATGTGGAATAATTGGCCTCATCCTCTTCTTGTAGATGGAGACGGATTGTTTTGGCTAGCAGAATTGAGGACATCACTCAAAAAAAGAGATGATGTTCTTTTAACTCCTCATGAAGGTGAAGCTGCAAGGCTTCTTGAAATTTCTTCCAAAGATATAGCTTCTTCGCGTCTTTACGCAGCAAGACAACTTGCTAATGAATGGGGAACAGTTATCTTAAAAGGTTACGGAACTGTTATTTGTACAGAATGTCAGTCTATTGTTGTTCAAGAAGGAGGCCCCGAACTTTCCATACCTGGATCTGGAGACGTTCTCTCTGGAATTGTGGGAACCTTTTTAGCTCAACATTTTTCGCCTCTTTATGCTGCTTCTTTAGGGGCCTGGGTACATGGAAGAGCAGGTCGCAATCTTGCTCAAAAACAAGGTATTGATGGATTGTTGTCTCGTGAAATAGCAATGGAAATTCCTTCAATCCTTCATGGCTTGAGAGGCGGACATGAGAAGACGAAAAGTTGA
- the acpS gene encoding holo-ACP synthase, translated as MIKGIGVDLCRISRMEKLLYNEHLLKRVFHQAEYDYAMSKANPARHLAASFAAREAFAKATGLDFFKVIFKGFWLQRTSSAPVPCFSPVIEQWVEEQNVTVHISLSHDGDYAIAFVIVEVVSGEISI; from the coding sequence ATGATCAAGGGAATCGGTGTTGACCTTTGTCGAATATCTCGAATGGAGAAATTACTTTATAACGAGCATCTTTTAAAGCGCGTTTTTCATCAGGCTGAGTATGACTATGCCATGTCTAAAGCGAACCCTGCACGTCATCTTGCGGCATCTTTTGCGGCACGAGAGGCTTTTGCTAAAGCTACAGGTCTTGATTTTTTTAAAGTTATCTTTAAAGGATTTTGGCTTCAGCGCACGTCATCCGCTCCTGTACCATGTTTTTCGCCTGTAATAGAGCAATGGGTTGAAGAACAAAATGTAACGGTACATATTAGTCTTTCTCATGATGGTGACTATGCTATCGCCTTTGTTATTGTGGAGGTGGTTTCAGGTGAAATATCTATATGA
- a CDS encoding serine hydrolase, producing MRQILSQSTLDQLVHRAVEKKYIYGAVFYVSSADKSVDLISASGNMHEDSPYFIASINKLFISSIILKLATTKTLNLNDKISKYLSDEILQGLHVYRGKEYSYTLSIAHLMSQTSGLPCYLIDKQSDGKKFMEEIEAGIDQQWPINKVIKKVKGMKPHFPPGEKNRAKYTDTNHQILGLIIENITGEPIRIVLKTLFRELGLSQTKVYEEGISEKFIPIRYKSKIMHIPMFLNSTQNDIISTARDQMAFLKAFFDGYFYPKEHLYELEKWNKIFFPFYYGVGIEKFSLPRIFSPFHPASVMIGHCGSTGAVAFYIPKEQLYITGTINQQAKPNVAFQTMIGIIQATKKAVL from the coding sequence ATGAGACAGATCCTTTCTCAATCAACACTAGACCAATTAGTGCACCGAGCCGTTGAAAAAAAATATATTTACGGAGCTGTTTTTTACGTATCATCTGCTGATAAAAGTGTTGATTTAATAAGTGCCTCTGGAAATATGCACGAAGACAGCCCATATTTTATTGCGAGCATTAATAAGCTCTTTATATCCTCCATTATTCTAAAACTCGCTACAACAAAGACTTTGAATTTAAACGATAAAATTTCGAAATATCTCTCCGATGAAATTCTTCAAGGCTTACATGTTTACAGAGGGAAGGAGTATTCTTATACCCTTTCTATTGCTCATCTTATGTCTCAAACATCAGGACTTCCTTGTTACTTAATTGACAAGCAAAGCGATGGGAAGAAATTCATGGAAGAAATTGAAGCAGGAATTGACCAACAGTGGCCTATTAATAAAGTCATAAAAAAAGTAAAAGGGATGAAACCACATTTCCCACCTGGAGAAAAAAACCGAGCAAAATACACAGATACAAATCATCAAATTCTAGGGCTCATTATAGAAAATATTACAGGGGAACCTATACGTATCGTTTTAAAAACTTTATTTCGCGAATTAGGCCTCTCTCAAACCAAGGTATACGAAGAAGGTATAAGTGAGAAATTTATTCCTATCCGATATAAATCTAAAATAATGCACATCCCCATGTTTCTTAACTCTACACAAAACGACATTATTTCTACAGCAAGAGACCAAATGGCGTTTTTAAAAGCATTTTTCGACGGCTATTTTTATCCCAAAGAACACCTTTATGAATTAGAAAAATGGAATAAAATATTTTTCCCCTTTTACTATGGTGTAGGAATAGAAAAATTTTCTCTACCCCGTATTTTTTCTCCCTTCCATCCTGCTTCTGTAATGATAGGACATTGTGGGTCTACGGGCGCAGTAGCTTTTTATATCCCCAAAGAGCAACTGTATATTACAGGAACAATAAACCAGCAGGCAAAACCGAATGTAGCTTTTCAAACAATGATAGGAATCATACAGGCAACGAAAAAAGCCGTCCTCTAA
- the proC gene encoding pyrroline-5-carboxylate reductase, giving the protein MVNKNVESIAVIGAGMLGGSVAQGWAHKKCTVFAYDKDRQKVEALEKEGVHYIADSEEAINRADVVVFALKPHIQLPVIASLATNLSNKLCFSMAAGLRLEQLMEAAPAARWIRGMTNICASVNAAFTAYTSSLGATDEDRNVAKSLFDLLGESEETIEPNLDAITGISGSGPAYMFTVLEALTYGGLRVGIPKNLALKASAATMIGAAKLVLDTGRHPADLKDGVVTPGGTTIEGLYQLEEGAVRAAFIRAITEATRRGKELGEKKKNS; this is encoded by the coding sequence ATGGTGAATAAAAATGTAGAGTCAATAGCCGTCATTGGTGCTGGAATGTTGGGCGGTTCTGTGGCACAGGGTTGGGCCCATAAGAAATGCACTGTTTTTGCCTATGACAAAGATAGACAGAAAGTGGAAGCCTTAGAGAAAGAGGGCGTTCATTACATTGCTGATAGTGAGGAAGCGATTAATAGGGCAGATGTTGTCGTTTTTGCCTTAAAACCTCATATTCAATTACCAGTAATTGCCTCTTTAGCTACGAATTTATCGAATAAACTTTGTTTTTCCATGGCAGCTGGCCTACGTTTGGAACAGCTTATGGAAGCAGCACCAGCGGCTCGATGGATTCGAGGAATGACAAATATTTGCGCATCTGTTAATGCTGCTTTTACAGCATATACATCATCTTTGGGTGCAACGGATGAAGATAGAAACGTCGCGAAATCTCTCTTTGATCTTTTGGGAGAAAGTGAAGAAACAATAGAACCGAATCTTGATGCTATTACGGGTATATCTGGGTCAGGGCCGGCGTATATGTTTACAGTGCTTGAAGCGTTGACCTACGGAGGACTCCGTGTTGGAATTCCTAAGAATTTAGCATTGAAGGCTTCAGCCGCTACAATGATTGGGGCTGCAAAGTTGGTTTTAGACACAGGAAGGCACCCAGCGGATCTTAAAGACGGCGTTGTCACTCCGGGAGGAACAACTATTGAAGGGCTTTATCAATTGGAAGAAGGGGCAGTCCGAGCAGCTTTTATACGTGCCATTACAGAAGCTACACGCCGAGGAAAAGAGTTGGGAGAGAAAAAGAAGAACAGTTAA
- the rlmB gene encoding 23S rRNA (guanosine(2251)-2'-O)-methyltransferase RlmB: MSAKQHRNTKSFKNSKDRDTRHRDIYKNKDKSKEKNKEQGEQQLDDLMWGRQPILDLLRYSPQKCLKLWISERVHPSFSGEVTTLARSAKVTFQKVAPMVLDTMCIGENHQGVVAKITAVDQLELDDFLPTIASNKTPVLLVVLDHILDPHNLGAIIRSAEAAGATAVIYPKRRSALPGGTVVKVSAGAALRLPMISVTNIAQTIVQLQGEGFWVVGLDHNAKQTLWEATYPDKAVFVVGAEGEGLSRLVAERCDMLVRIPITGKTGSLNASVAAALGMFEWARGKGVDGHGE, encoded by the coding sequence ATGAGCGCAAAACAGCATCGTAACACGAAAAGTTTTAAGAATTCTAAAGATCGCGATACGAGACATCGTGATATATATAAAAACAAAGACAAAAGCAAAGAAAAAAATAAAGAACAAGGAGAGCAGCAACTAGATGACCTTATGTGGGGGCGTCAACCCATTCTTGATTTATTGCGTTATTCTCCTCAAAAGTGTCTGAAATTATGGATTTCTGAGAGAGTTCACCCATCTTTTTCTGGAGAAGTGACAACTCTTGCCCGTTCTGCAAAAGTAACGTTTCAAAAGGTTGCACCGATGGTTCTTGATACTATGTGTATTGGAGAGAATCATCAAGGTGTCGTAGCTAAGATTACTGCTGTAGATCAATTAGAATTGGATGATTTTTTACCAACGATTGCATCCAATAAGACACCAGTTCTTCTTGTCGTTCTTGATCATATCCTTGATCCTCATAATTTAGGTGCTATTATTCGATCTGCGGAAGCTGCTGGAGCAACAGCTGTTATTTATCCTAAAAGACGTTCTGCTTTGCCAGGAGGAACTGTTGTCAAAGTAAGTGCGGGGGCAGCCTTGCGTCTCCCCATGATTTCTGTGACAAATATAGCGCAGACGATTGTGCAGCTTCAAGGCGAAGGGTTTTGGGTTGTAGGTCTTGACCATAATGCAAAACAGACACTTTGGGAAGCAACTTATCCTGATAAGGCTGTTTTTGTCGTTGGGGCGGAAGGAGAGGGATTGTCCCGTCTTGTTGCTGAACGATGTGATATGTTAGTTCGTATTCCTATAACGGGCAAAACCGGCTCTCTCAATGCCAGTGTTGCTGCGGCACTGGGAATGTTTGAGTGGGCCAGGGGAAAAGGAGTAGATGGTCATGGTGAATAA